One stretch of Harmonia axyridis chromosome 1, icHarAxyr1.1, whole genome shotgun sequence DNA includes these proteins:
- the LOC123688751 gene encoding uncharacterized protein LOC123688751 — protein MSVRRSGRKNLGVPPVRYGDDSQPKAISEPQIIHRREPEEIPKDQEVLSERKSLSSKALSKMTRTSTIRRRELEIELEAHRRIVQLEKSLILKETELKKAELKERQDLGHSESSEKRSECGDQETEICYASKCRTYTASICRSNFKQLDSDRRWEWVKKNKICFCCLRNNHQIRFCRKKKVCNKDGCDEFHHSLLHPNPPREYIATAPISETENVSYHTKDTEKKVLLRIAPVILKGPENEVHTYALFDEGSTITMIDKELASFLGATGPTDPLRMCWTNSIVNEENDSQRINLTIKGKNENKEFFMTNVRTVSDLNLPTQTISYEKFMKKWNYLPPINLPDLIDAQPKILIGQDNIHLIIAREVIEGGKNSPILSRTKLGWVVHGNMMHRGRVDNAFILHVDRDEELHELVKMSSEIDSLGVKMEEKISVEEARAMKIMEETAKRVGKRWEIGLLWKEDDVKMPQSRSAAENRLKMMEKKLARNPVFSKEYLNKLNEYEGNGFARKVIDMEIQDEKSWYLPHFGVVNPKKPGKVRLVFDAASKVNGISLNEKLLKGPDFLNSLLGVLFKFRQKKIAFTGDIKDMFHRVYIREEDRKFQRFLWWGENGQTTEYEMTVMIFGAASSPASAQFIMRKNAKEFEEEFPEAARVILEQHYMDDYLDSVDSVEEALDLITGVEEVHKRGGFQIRNWTSNSKEVLKLIPIEKRTRELKDVEIEKELPTERVLGLHWNPNEDCFLFKVEPKEIMKILEKKATTTKRKMLKIVMSVFDPLGFLCHFTVKARILLQEIWKMGSGWDDKLEHSVNEKWLKWLQDLRKIEGVKIPRCYLDDNTERKIQLHTFCDSSSKAYAAVSYFRILSYQKIYSNIVMAKSRVSPLKTLSIPRLELQGAVLGARLVRTIRENHSIPISRQYFWTDSRTVISWLKSDPRKLKPFVSHRVNEILDISEENEWNWISTKDNVADEATRDNINCEWSKLSRWNIGPSFLRCDEDTWFRENEIEIDKGENEEMEEFFREMKEEYVALTTEGDNSIESIPKIERFSSYIRLIRSTAWLLRAIQVFRGTIISLSELLPDEVDRAEKLWFKLVQEACFREEIRSLKNKKPVDKTSRLYKLSPMLDSEGIVRINGRIGESEDICYETKFPIILDRKHYFTRLLILHYHKRASHQGQELVLNELRQKFWILQARAAVRSTWNSCYRCRNFRAKPIVPEMSPLPKCRVSAFVRPFTFTGMDYFGPMNVTIGRRYEKRYGVLFTCMSIRAIHLEIANSLTTDSTIMAIRRMIGRRGCPKKIFADNGTNLKGAEREIKKALEEMNENQILAEMTTKGIEWVRIPPLTPHMGGCWERMVRSVKTALSVTLKERSPKEEVLSTLLIEAENIVNSRPLVHVPIDAADGEALTPNYFL, from the coding sequence ATGTCTGTCAGAAGAAGTGGTAGGAAGAATTTGGGAGTACCTCCAGTAAGATATGGGGATGATAGCCAACCCAAAGCAATATCCGAACCACAAATTATTCATCGACGTGAACCCGAAGAAATTCCAAAAGATCAAGAGGTTTTGAGTGAGAGAAAATCATTATCATCGAAAGCCTTATCGAAGATGACGAGAACCAGCACAATCCGAAGACGAGAACTAGAAATAGAACTTGAAGCCCATCGCCGGATCGTGCAATTGGAAAAGTCACTCATTCTGAAAGAAACTGAACTGAAAAAAGCAGAGTTGAAAGAACGACAAGACTTAGGACATTCTGAATCGTCAGAAAAAAGAAGTGAATGTGGAGATCAAGAAACCGAAATATGTTACGCCTCCAAATGCAGAACATATACTGCAAGTATATGTCGCAGTAACTTCAAGCAGTTGGATTCAGACAGAAGATGGGAATgggtaaagaaaaataaaatttgtttctGTTGTTTGCGTAACAATCATCAGATTAGGTTTTGTAGAAAGAAAAAAGTGTGCAACAAAGATGGTTGTGATGAATTCCATCACAGCTTACTCCATCCAAATCCTCCGAGAGAATATATTGCCACAGCACCAATTTCTGAGACTGAAAATGTGAGTTATCATACAAAAGACACAGAAAAGAAAGTTTTattgcgcatagctcctgtaaTTTTAAAAGGACCTGAGAACGAGGTTCATACATATGCGTTATTCGATGAAGGGTCCACTATTACCATGATAGACAAAGAGTTAGCCTCATTTTTGGGAGCAACAGGTCCAACTGATCCTTTGAGAATGTGCTGGACAAATTCAATTGTTAATGAAGAGAACGATTCTCAGAGGATCAACTTAACTATCAAaggcaaaaatgaaaataaagaattttttatgACGAACGTAAGAACTGTCAGCGAtctgaatttaccaactcagACAATTAGTTAcgagaaattcatgaaaaaatggaattatttGCCACCAATTAACCTTCCAGACTTAATAGATGCGCAACCAAAAATATTAATCGGGCAAGACaatattcatttaataattGCACGTGAGGTTATAGAGGGTGGAAAAAATTCACCAATATTGTCTCGTACTAAGCTTGGTTGGGTTGTTCATGGCAATATGATGCACCGTGGCCGTGTTGACAATGCATTCATTTTACATGTCGATAGGGATGaagaattgcatgaattagtTAAAATGTCTTCTGAAATTGATAGCCTTGGAGTGAAGATGGAAGAGAAAATATCAGTAGAAGAAGCTAgagcaatgaaaataatggaagAAACAGCTAAGAGAGTCGGAAAGAGATGGGAGATAGGCCTTCTATGGAAAGAAGATGATGTTAAAATGCCTCAGTCGAGGTCAGCAGCAGAAAATCGTCTCAAAATGATGGAAAAGAAATTAGCCCGGAATCCAGTATTTTCCAAGGAATATTTaaacaaattgaatgaatatgaaGGCAATGGGTTTGCAAGAAAGGTCATAGATATGGAAATACAGGATGAAAAATCATGGTATCTACCTCATTTTGGAGTTGTGAATCCCAAAAAGCCTGGAAAGGTAAGATTAGTTTTTGATGCTGCCTCTAAGGTAAATGGTATCAGTTTAaacgaaaaattattaaaaggTCCTGATTTTTTAAATTCCTTACTGGGTGTACTCTTCAAGTTTAGACAAAAGAAAATTGCATTCACAGGAGACATCAAAGACATGTTCCACAGAGTATACATCAGAGAAGAAGatagaaaatttcaaagatttttGTGGTGGGGAGAAAATGGACAAACGACGGAATATGAAATGACAGTGATGATTTTCGGAGCAGCTTCTTCTCCAGCTTCTGCACAGTTCATAATGAGAAAAAACGcgaaagagtttgaagaagaaTTTCCTGAAGCAGCAAGGGTAATTTTAGAACAGCATTATATGGATGATTATTTAGATAGTGTTGATTCTGTAGAAGAGGCATTAGATTTAATAACCGGTGTCGAAGAGGTTCATAAGAGAGGTGGTTTCCAAATAAGAAATTGGACAAGTAACTCCAAAGAAGTTTTAAAGCTGATTCCGATAGAAAAAAGAACAAGGGAATTGAAAGATGTAGAAATAGAGAAAGAGCTTCCAACAGAACGTGTTCTAGGACTTCACTGGAATCCGAATGAAGATTGTTTTTTGTTCAAAGTCGAACCCAaggaaattatgaaaattttagagAAGAAAGCAACAACTACCaaaagaaaaatgttgaaaattgtaATGTCAGTTTTTGACCCTCTTGGGTTTCTATGTCACTTCACTGTCAAAGCAAGAATTTTGTTACAAGAAATTTGGAAAATGGGTTCTGGATGGGACGACAAATTAGAACATTCGGTAAATGAAAAATGGCTCAAATGGTTGCAAGAtttaagaaaaattgaaggtgtGAAAATTCCTAGATGCTATTTGGATGATAATACGGAACGTAAAATACAATTGCATACGTTTTGTGATTCCAGTTCGAAAGCATACGCCGCAGTTtcgtattttcgaattttatcatatcaaaaaatttattccaATATCGTTATGGCAAAATCAAGAGTAAGTCCTCTGAAAACCTTATCTATCCCTAGATTAGAACTTCAAGGGGCAGTGCTGGGAGCTCGTTTGGTTAGAACAATAAGAGAAAATCACAGTATTCCTATAAGTCGTCAGTATTTTTGGACGGATTCCCGGACAGTAATCAGTTGGTTGAAATCAGATCCTCGCAAACTTAAGCCATTTGTGAGTCATAGAgttaatgaaatattggatataTCTGAAGAGAATGAATGGAATTGGATTTCAACAAAGGATAATGTAGCAGATGAAGCAACTAGGGATAATATAAATTGTGAATGGTCGAAATTAAGTAGGTGGAACATTGGTCCATCCTTTCTTAGATGCGATGAAGACACGTGGTTCAGAGAAAACGAAATAGAGATAGAcaaaggagaaaatgaagaaatggaAGAATTTTTCAGGGAAATGAAAGAAGAATACGTTGCTCTGACAACGGAAGGAGACAATTCAATTGAGTCTATTCcgaaaattgaaaggttttcATCTTATATTCGACTCATAAGGTCAACTGCCTGGTTGTTGAGAGCAATTCAAGTTTTCAGAGGTACCATAATATCGTTATCTGAGTTATTACCAGATGAAGTAGACAGAGCTGAAAAATTATGGTTTAAACTTGTACAGGAAGCATGTTTCAGGGAAGAAATTCGAAGTTTAAAGAATAAGAAGCCTGTCGATAAAACGAGTAGACTTTATAAATTATCGCCAATGTTGGATAGTGAAGGAATTGTAAGGATAAACGGAAGAATAGGAGAATCAGAAGATATCtgttatgaaacaaaatttccaatCATTCTTGATAGAAAGCATTATTTTACACGTCTTTTGATCCTTCATTATCATAAAAGAGCCAGTCATCAGGGACAAGAGTTGGTTTTGAATGAGTTACGACAGAAGTTTTGGATTTTACAAGCTCGAGCTGCTGTCAGAAGTACATGGAACTCTTGCTATAGGTGCAGGAATTTCAGAGCGAAACCCATAGTCCCAGAAATGTCTCCACTCCCAAAATGCAGGGTAAGTGCCTTTGTAAGACCTTTTACTTTTACAGGTATGGACTACTTTGGTCCAATGAATGTCACCATTGGCCGTCGATACGAAAAACGTTACGGGGTTTTATTTACTTGTATGAGTATTCGAGCCATCCACTTGGAGATTGCAAATTCTCTAACTACCGACTCCACCATTATGGCCATCAGAAGAATGATTGGACGAAGAGGTTgtcctaaaaaaatatttgctgATAATGGTACGAATCTGAAGGGAGCCGAGAGAGAAATAAAGAAGGCGTTGGAGGAAATGAACGAAAATCAGATTTTAGCCGAAATGACCACTAAGGGAATCGAGTGGGTAAGGATACCACCGCTTACACCACACATGGGAGGTTGCTGGGAGAGGATGGTGAGATCCGTAAAAACGGCCCTATCAGTCACTCTCAAAGAGAGATCGCCAAAAGAAGAAGTTTTGTCTACACTTCTCATCGAAGCTGAAAATATAGTAAATAGTAGACCCTTAGTCCACGTTCCAATAGATGCCGCAGATGGAGAAGCTTTGACGCCGAATTATTTCTTATAG